The Hermetia illucens chromosome 2, iHerIll2.2.curated.20191125, whole genome shotgun sequence genomic interval gccgggcaggactgcagggccccagtagcacctgcacagcggttctttgaatcctattaaacttcatcctattgtattttttgctcaaagcctgccaccatacaatagagccgtacgttagaatcggacgcactacagccgtgtacatccagaaaaccatcctcggccggagtcCCCATTTATTTGTAAAGGTTATCTTGCaggcgtagaaggctatacaggccttcttaaccctcagttctatgttcaatctccaatttagctttggatccaggattacatccagatactttacattagaggaaagaaccaatctttgttcattcagtcgtggtaggtggaattcaggtatccttggcttggtggtgaaaagcatcagttccgttttggttgggtttatgctgagtccgcatcttgcggcccacaggcacaccttcgcAACGTtcattccatgatgtcgctcataatggacttaacatggatataatccaatgcgtaagataccccacCAACCAtaccaatactggtcaaggcttccttgatggcgttggtactaacgttgttaaaagctccttctatatcccagaaggcagctagggtatactgcttgtactgcagcgaccgttcaaccgtgccaattacctcgtggagggtggtttctgtggattttccttttagGTAGGCTTGCTGggatttagagaaaggcgttctctccataatcgtccaggacacgctctagggtcttcagcacgataGATATGcgactgattggtcgaaagtccttcgtagATCCAttaccgcgcctgcccgctttcagtatgaaaacgattcgtgcgcgtctccaggactgttgTACGTATCCTAAACAGATGCAGCTCCGGCAAATCTCAACAAGCGACGGCATAACCCttttctgctgcttctgtagcatgactggcattatgccatctgggtctGGAGATTtaaatgcggagaagctgtttatagctcagccacttttatcctcggtaattaccgatttggtagtctcgcacagctggggtggcgggaaagtgcgtttgaaccaacagctcctaggtttcactagaagattccgtccaagagccttccgactttttaagaaaggatgagctcttatgttccttggacagaatcttactgaacctCGCGGAtccactggtgctttcgatgttctgacaaccAAGACTGCCTCTTGGCGGCCCTGATGGGCaatttgtacttcttcaggcagtccttgtatggctgccgaTAATTATGCctatagcagatgttgaagatttctctggccagcatcctgaggctggagagatcttcattccaccacggtggtggTGGTGTGTCTTTTTGCTGTGCTTAGTAggacacgagactttaaaggcggtatcgaatgccttttccagagccctgacctttgactccagttcgtctgtcgtgccaatcttactaaTTTGCggaccggagagtttgttcttaattacttgaccagattctcctggggtctctgaaggatttggagacctctgcggcgagatctagactgaaaagtacccAACTGTGatttgagaaggatctctggtcagacactctccagttctccatccGGACCTCCTcctaaccgtcacagttctccgagcaaggGAAATGGGATGTTGGTGTActacccctgttacacaccgatagatttgaaataataataaaatcaaaggataacccacctctctcgttgatttccgagcttccCCAAACCGTATGCCTTGCATGCgagattttgaaggcgcaggaattggacgagcttgttctTATCTATGCGGATCTTCACCAACCAGATGCGGGCGACCGGTcttctgggaatctcgtcgtaaaggATGacctaataataacatattactatattttgtaaatttactggaaacccCTCTTGAGTTCATTCCAAATTCGTAGAATTTTACAAAATCTATAACATGAAgcacaatattggaaagtttggtggaaattctactattattaacagtcATAATAGGGCTATCTCTTTCGGCGAATAAAAGAGCTTACAAATCAGGGTGGCATGAGAAGTACGGCATGAGATGagtgaaatttcaataaatacaATTAGTTGCCATTGCGATGAAACAATATTTCGTTGACAAAGGGAAGTCTGATAAACAACTATTTGCGTCAACTTTTAAACCTATGTTACTGACGTATCGCAAAAAATTTATTCGGCCAACCTAAGCGCCTTTTATCATATAATTCCCGTAGACAATTCATCATATTTTCTGGACTATAATTTCAACAATATCTTTATAATCAAAGCTATATAGATAACAAACCTATAGCAGCGGATCAAACATAGCCATCGATAAACCAACTACCTTGACTGAACCAGAATTCAAGCACAAAGCACGAGATTATGAAGGCGACAGTCAACTCGGCCGTTGCATTGCGAaacttttcaataatttcaCATGCGgcagattgcgattatttgcTATCTCTACTGATATCATGCAATTCTGGCCAAAAGTGTGATTAATTTCTGATACGATACCTCTCATAATTGACATAATTGTTTTTTCTGAATAAAAAGGGCTCCTGGAGCACCGACCGGATGTGATGGAAGAGAAAAGAATGTTATCTgctttcaaattatttaatttaaatcaatttttaGACCAATCAACAGAGAGAGCTTGTTTACTCTACTGGAAAAATCGTGGAGATAATTCCTGTCAAAATGAACAAAGCGATTTAATCAAGTTTCGGCAATAAAATTTAAAGTGAATTTTCTAAATTTCAGATAAGTGTTAGACAATTCAAAGACACAATAGCCGAAAAAACCAACATATCTGCAGATCtccaaagaattatttattgCGGCAGAGTTCTCGCAGATGAGAAGCAACTCAAGGAATATGGTAACAACAAAGAAGCGATGAATTTAATGTGCAAAGCTAATAGTTTAATTTTTCGGGACAAAACAGATGTTAATGGAAAAGTTGTACACGTTGTGGAACGTGCCCCACCAAATCTACGTTCCGGTAACAGTTCCGGTACAaatagaattagaattagagaGAATGATGGACCTGATCCGAACGTTCGAGCCTCACCACTATTTCGAGCCTTGGATGGAATGGTAATTGGTGCTATGACTGTTCCCGTTAATGCAAATGGAGGCGTAAATATGAATAatcgtttttaataaaatattttatattgtttCTTTCTTATTAGATACCGCAGCCAATTGTGAATCCGTCGTCCTCGTTTTGTATGAATCGCATCACAGTCGCCCGTCACATGTTAGATTGTGCTAATAATATCGCTTTGTTCTTGGAAAATCCAGAGAGAGTAAGTAGAAAGTCTTAGAAATGGAGAAGGGAATCATTACAGTGAATTTTCTTGATAGGGACTTAATAATCCACCTTTGGATATCTTAACACGCGGCCGATTCACAATGGAATCAACAGTCGTAGAGGTTGGAATATCGGCAGACGCTCGAGTTGATATACCACAAAATCAAACACAAAATTTTGTAGAAGCATTGAACAGTGCATTCTCAGCTGCCCTGCGACAAAATGGTCATCCGAATTTCACAGTTGTCCAGTTACCCGCACTGCTTCGTGTAAATGGACAAAATCAAGCTGGCGGAGCTTCCGGTCAAAGCGAATCGAGGCCATCTAGTGGAGAGGAAGCAAGCGCTACAGCCAGCAATGCAAATTCGAATGCCACTTCCTCAAATAACACAGCCGCTTCCTCGACCGATACAAGTGAAAATGAGTCCAATGCACAGCAAGGACAACAACAAAACAGTTCACCGGGCGGTTCCAATGGGTATAAAGATAACAGGTTCATAGATTTCTGTAGCGCTGATCAATTCAATTTAGACAAACAACGTGTACGCGAGTCCTTGCTGAAGTTATCCATCAGATGCGAACGGTGCAAACCCGTCTCGAACCGTTTTTCCAGCAATACTACGATATTCTGTTGAATGATCCCCAATTCGAGGAGAATGTAAGCATCCATATTAATAGATCGATACACAGCCGAGCAATTTTACTTTAATTCCCAGGACACGACTGGTCGTGAGAATGCCCAACGAATATATGATCGAGTTTCCGAGGCTTTGCATTACATGTCCCACGCCCAACATGCAATTTCGGATCTGATGCTAGACCTAACCCAGAGCACACCAAGACATTTATGTTGTCGTCCAATCTTAGTCGAACAGAGTGGCTACGTTAGCTCCAACAATTACTTGGCTTCATTCTTCGAGCCCAACGGCAATAACAATGAAACTACAATGACCAACAATAATACAGCTAATACGGGTAATCTGCCGTCGCAGTTTCCAATGCCGACTGTACAATCACATACCGCGCCGCTTGTTACAGCAACTACAACCGCATCTACGGCCGAAGCGAACACAGCACCATCTCAACCCACTGCCACAACACAATCCCAAACAACACCAGCCAGTGGACAAGGTCAGTCTCAGACACAAGAGCAACAACAACAGCCACAACTTATAAATACAAGAGATTTGCGCCGAATCCTGGCGCAAATTTTACAACCGATGCGTGCTAGTGCAATTCCAACTGCAGCCTCTCCGGGGGCTACAGCCACAGTACCTCCTGCTAACAATGAAAGTGGCAATCAAGGTTAGAGACTTCATtctttcgagtaaatttctcaTTCTCATGACATTTTTTGATAAACGAGAAAAGTCTGCCGATCGGCTTGCATGCCGGCCATTGGGATAATTCTCACACTTGACGATCGTTCAACAATGTGATATCTTGTTTTTTGATTTTGTAGAAAATGTGGCGGCGGAAATTGTGTTGAATCTCGCTCCTAGGGGTATAATTACTCGTATGTGATGATGCTTTCGTGTTTTAAGTTGTTCTGCTTCTACTCTAATTGCTAATATTACATAGAATTCCACTTCATCATCGATTAAAATGCTCATATTGTGATTCActaagcacttcattcatgtaCAATTCAAAGACAGACAAAATCTATGCTTCGTTGAGCCGAGCCTCCACCAATTTCATTAGACAAGTCGATAATGTCATTAAACAGTAATCAAATGGTAGTTTGCAATTTGATTTTTCAGTTTCAAGAAGTTTCGCGGCGAACCGCATTAATCATTTCAACTTTAAGGACATTTTGCCCATTTTTGCGAAGTTGAATTCAAACAGGTCTCCAAGACGAGCGACATTAATTAACTaaaatttttatgttttccatGCGCTAATAGTTTCCAAGATTTATAGCAAAATTTATTGACTTATTCGCCTGCAATCATTTGACGTGACAATTTCACGGATCAAAATTGATTTCAAGTATAGAATCGTCTTGGGGTAGCATATCTAGACTTTAACATGCTGGTAGTGTTGCGTATGATAATTTCAATTGCCTCAGTTGATATAGAAATTTTTAACGATACTTGAAAGCAAGATTTCCCATTTTTATGAGTTGCAGTCGAAGTTTCTCCGATCAAATGATAAAAGTGGGTTAGTCGTCTTTCTTGGATCAGGTAACACAAGTCACTAACgcattaaatgatttttttaactagATATTTGCACTAACCATTATAAAAACCCTCAAAAGAGTTTACCCAACTTTAGATATTCAATTATCCATTCTCATAACTTTCAAACAGCAAATCCACAAATACAGGTGGCGCGTTTGATTCAAGCCGTTGTCAATTCAGCTCCCATACATGCAGATGTTCATGTTCAAATCAATGCACCAAATCTTATACAATACGGAATGCCGGCGCAAACATCACAGACTCCTTCACAAACTTCACAAGCAAATGGAACTCCAGCTTCCAACGGTAGTTCAGAGCCAAATACAACGGAGAACCAACAACCTCGAGTTACAACTGCAACACATCCAACCACTTCTACGCAAACTCGTTCGACAGCAAGGCCGCAGGTGCATATATCTAATTTGCCACCTTCACAAATGTGGAACGCTCGTGTTATTCCCGCCAATATGGTTTCATCGTTTGATAGGTAAGTGTTGAAGGTGAAATTGGTTATTTGAGTGAAAATTATCGAAGTAAAGGTTCAGAGCTGATGTGAAATAAATTGTTTAGTTCTACTCCCGGAAGCGAAAAAATCAATCAAGTTTCTAACCTAATTTgttccctgtgagttggggcttaagactgctctcaaagtcttccctgcttgtcgtgagaagtgactaaaagggatagacatATGTGAGCTagcaattccaacgatataagatgGACGTTCTGGAtttaagtgaagtaagatgttGGCACTCTGAAGAGTACCCTCCcttttgcggcaatgtgctttgttactctggaaagccaaggggCACCAGACGCGAAACCGGTTCGGTTTGTTTCTGAAGGTTATCACAAGGCTAGCTCTCTTGACGTGGAAGCTTGTTTCCGGCAGACTTCAGACTGCAAGATTCCACTCCAGGTTAAGCAGCATC includes:
- the LOC119647931 gene encoding large proline-rich protein BAG6 isoform X6, yielding MVISLKVKTLDSQTYDFTVDDEISVRQFKDTIAEKTNISADLQRIIYCGRVLADEKQLKEYDVNGKVVHVVERAPPNLRSGNSSGTNRIRIRENDGPDPNVRASPLFRALDGMVIGAMTVPVNANGGIPQPIVNPSSSFCMNRITVARHMLDCANNIALFLENPERGLNNPPLDILTRGRFTMESTVVEVGISADARVDIPQNQTQNFVEALNSAFSAALRQNGHPNFTVVQLPALLRVNGQNQAGGASGQSESRPSSGEEASATASNANSNATSSNNTAASSTDTSENESNAQQGQQQNSSPGGSNGQTTCTRVLAEVIHQMRTVQTRLEPFFQQYYDILLNDPQFEENDTTGRENAQRIYDRVSEALHYMSHAQHAISDLMLDLTQSTPRHLCCRPILVEQSGYVSSNNYLASFFEPNGNNNETTMTNNNTANTATTTASTAEANTAPSQPTATTQSQTTPASGQANPQIQVARLIQAVVNSAPIHADVHVQINAPNLIQYGMPAQTSQTPSQTSQANGTPASNGSSEPNTTENQQPRVTTATHPTTSTQTRSTARPQVHISNLPPSQMWNARVIPANMVSSFDRFLPCSSHHIRETEQNENHPHMPTTIYTRNRMGQMRQPRRQPGGENPTVATSRNATAANAPSATSNNAGNEFLNLSNEETNFPFHLFGINSPLRDLFNVPNPVILNRIRNELRAFILNTLFVGSPMTSENMDEAINRVIRMLNSVLVFLPQFDLPDYDARASVENFLRNTLPFIFSLIQEDDSDEFGTRFLRELLSFMRRIFVILVTCIGRANAELYLNQVAQMTINSNSPAEQETSRALHRTIIQQLDLTTQNTSDVQEFLVIRRPPPESNRNNTVTPMETDEVPTVQSEAPQAQRIDPLQQTASIATGTTTLPIPAPIPESNDPLPTVVPGSEPWHNNFPAHWLPIITRDIERQRKQGSQPPFSDAYISGMSAKRRKLVTNSKPPADVNALLSDGVRRALQNVGASSSNPSSVDEMTAAISSDPSAQLSYREALRSNIQERLKTDPDFTPDKFPNSSKYFNK
- the LOC119647931 gene encoding large proline-rich protein BAG6 isoform X5, producing MVISLKVKTLDSQTYDFTVDDEISVRQFKDTIAEKTNISADLQRIIYCGRVLADEKQLKEYDVNGKVVHVVERAPPNLRSGNSSGTNRIRIRENDGPDPNVRASPLFRALDGMVIGAMTVPVNANGGIPQPIVNPSSSFCMNRITVARHMLDCANNIALFLENPERGLNNPPLDILTRGRFTMESTVVEVGISADARVDIPQNQTQNFVEALNSAFSAALRQNGHPNFTVVQLPALLRVNGQNQAGGASGQSESRPSSGEEASATASNANSNATSSNNTAASSTDTSENESNAQQGQQQNSSPGGSNGQTTCTRVLAEVIHQMRTVQTRLEPFFQQYYDILLNDPQFEENDTTGRENAQRIYDRVSEALHYMSHAQHAISDLMLDLTQSTPRHLCCRPILVEQSGYVSSNNYLASFFEPNGNNNETTMTNNNTANTGNLPSQFPMPTVQSHTAPLVTATTTASTAEANTAPSQPTATTQSQTTPASGQANPQIQVARLIQAVVNSAPIHADVHVQINAPNLIQYGMPAQTSQTPSQTSQANGTPASNGSSEPNTTENQQPRVTTATHPTTSTQTRSTARPQVHISNLPPSQMWNARVIPANMVSSFDRFLPCSSHHIRETEQNENHPHMPTTIYTRNRMGQMRQPRRQPGGENPTVATSRNATAANAPSATSNNAGNEFLNLSNEETNFPFHLFGINSPLRDLFNVPNPVILNRIRNELRAFILNTLFVGSPMTSENMDEAINRVIRMLNSVLVFLPQFDLPDYDARASVENFLRNTLPFIFSLIQEDDSDEFGTRFLRELLSFMRRIFVILVTCIGRANAELYLNQVAQMTINSNSPAEQETSRALHRTIIQQLDLTTQNTSDVQEFLVIRRPPPESNRNNTVTPMETDEVPTVQSEAPQAQRIDPLQQTASIATGTTTLPIPAPIPESNDPLPTVVPGSEPWHNNFPAHWLPIITRDIERQRKQGSQPPFSDAYISGMSAKRRKLVTNSKPPADVNALLSDGVRRALQNVGASSSNPSSVDEMTAAISSDPSAQLSYREALRSNIQERLKTDPDFTPDKFPNSSKYFNK
- the LOC119647931 gene encoding large proline-rich protein BAG6 isoform X1 → MVISLKVKTLDSQTYDFTVDDEISVRQFKDTIAEKTNISADLQRIIYCGRVLADEKQLKEYDVNGKVVHVVERAPPNLRSGNSSGTNRIRIRENDGPDPNVRASPLFRALDGMVIGAMTVPVNANGGIPQPIVNPSSSFCMNRITVARHMLDCANNIALFLENPERGLNNPPLDILTRGRFTMESTVVEVGISADARVDIPQNQTQNFVEALNSAFSAALRQNGHPNFTVVQLPALLRVNGQNQAGGASGQSESRPSSGEEASATASNANSNATSSNNTAASSTDTSENESNAQQGQQQNSSPGGSNGQTTCTRVLAEVIHQMRTVQTRLEPFFQQYYDILLNDPQFEENDTTGRENAQRIYDRVSEALHYMSHAQHAISDLMLDLTQSTPRHLCCRPILVEQSGYVSSNNYLASFFEPNGNNNETTMTNNNTANTGNLPSQFPMPTVQSHTAPLVTATTTASTAEANTAPSQPTATTQSQTTPASGQGQSQTQEQQQQPQLINTRDLRRILAQILQPMRASAIPTAASPGATATVPPANNESGNQENVAAEIVLNLAPRGIITPNPQIQVARLIQAVVNSAPIHADVHVQINAPNLIQYGMPAQTSQTPSQTSQANGTPASNGSSEPNTTENQQPRVTTATHPTTSTQTRSTARPQVHISNLPPSQMWNARVIPANMVSSFDRFLPCSSHHIRETEQNENHPHMPTTIYTRNRMGQMRQPRRQPGGENPTVATSRNATAANAPSATSNNAGNEFLNLSNEETNFPFHLFGINSPLRDLFNVPNPVILNRIRNELRAFILNTLFVGSPMTSENMDEAINRVIRMLNSVLVFLPQFDLPDYDARASVENFLRNTLPFIFSLIQEDDSDEFGTRFLRELLSFMRRIFVILVTCIGRANAELYLNQVAQMTINSNSPAEQETSRALHRTIIQQLDLTTQNTSDVQEFLVIRRPPPESNRNNTVTPMETDEVPTVQSEAPQAQRIDPLQQTASIATGTTTLPIPAPIPESNDPLPTVVPGSEPWHNNFPAHWLPIITRDIERQRKQGSQPPFSDAYISGMSAKRRKLVTNSKPPADVNALLSDGVRRALQNVGASSSNPSSVDEMTAAISSDPSAQLSYREALRSNIQERLKTDPDFTPDKFPNSSKYFNK
- the LOC119647931 gene encoding large proline-rich protein BAG6 isoform X2 — protein: MVISLKVKTLDSQTYDFTVDDEISVRQFKDTIAEKTNISADLQRIIYCGRVLADEKQLKEYDVNGKVVHVVERAPPNLRSGNSSGTNRIRIRENDGPDPNVRASPLFRALDGMIPQPIVNPSSSFCMNRITVARHMLDCANNIALFLENPERGLNNPPLDILTRGRFTMESTVVEVGISADARVDIPQNQTQNFVEALNSAFSAALRQNGHPNFTVVQLPALLRVNGQNQAGGASGQSESRPSSGEEASATASNANSNATSSNNTAASSTDTSENESNAQQGQQQNSSPGGSNGQTTCTRVLAEVIHQMRTVQTRLEPFFQQYYDILLNDPQFEENDTTGRENAQRIYDRVSEALHYMSHAQHAISDLMLDLTQSTPRHLCCRPILVEQSGYVSSNNYLASFFEPNGNNNETTMTNNNTANTGNLPSQFPMPTVQSHTAPLVTATTTASTAEANTAPSQPTATTQSQTTPASGQGQSQTQEQQQQPQLINTRDLRRILAQILQPMRASAIPTAASPGATATVPPANNESGNQENVAAEIVLNLAPRGIITPNPQIQVARLIQAVVNSAPIHADVHVQINAPNLIQYGMPAQTSQTPSQTSQANGTPASNGSSEPNTTENQQPRVTTATHPTTSTQTRSTARPQVHISNLPPSQMWNARVIPANMVSSFDRFLPCSSHHIRETEQNENHPHMPTTIYTRNRMGQMRQPRRQPGGENPTVATSRNATAANAPSATSNNAGNEFLNLSNEETNFPFHLFGINSPLRDLFNVPNPVILNRIRNELRAFILNTLFVGSPMTSENMDEAINRVIRMLNSVLVFLPQFDLPDYDARASVENFLRNTLPFIFSLIQEDDSDEFGTRFLRELLSFMRRIFVILVTCIGRANAELYLNQVAQMTINSNSPAEQETSRALHRTIIQQLDLTTQNTSDVQEFLVIRRPPPESNRNNTVTPMETDEVPTVQSEAPQAQRIDPLQQTASIATGTTTLPIPAPIPESNDPLPTVVPGSEPWHNNFPAHWLPIITRDIERQRKQGSQPPFSDAYISGMSAKRRKLVTNSKPPADVNALLSDGVRRALQNVGASSSNPSSVDEMTAAISSDPSAQLSYREALRSNIQERLKTDPDFTPDKFPNSSKYFNK
- the LOC119647931 gene encoding large proline-rich protein BAG6 isoform X4, with amino-acid sequence MVISLKVKTLDSQTYDFTVDDEISVRQFKDTIAEKTNISADLQRIIYCGRVLADEKQLKEYDVNGKVVHVVERAPPNLRSGNSSGTNRIRIRENDGPDPNVRASPLFRALDGMVIGAMTVPVNANGGIPQPIVNPSSSFCMNRITVARHMLDCANNIALFLENPERGLNNPPLDILTRGRFTMESTVVEVGISADARVDIPQNQTQNFVEALNSAFSAALRQNGHPNFTVVQLPALLRVNGQNQAGGASGQSESRPSSGEEASATASNANSNATSSNNTAASSTDTSENESNAQQGQQQNSSPGGSNGQTTCTRVLAEVIHQMRTVQTRLEPFFQQYYDILLNDPQFEENDTTGRENAQRIYDRVSEALHYMSHAQHAISDLMLDLTQSTPRHLCCRPILVEQSGYVSSNNYLASFFEPNGNNNETTMTNNNTANTATTTASTAEANTAPSQPTATTQSQTTPASGQGQSQTQEQQQQPQLINTRDLRRILAQILQPMRASAIPTAASPGATATVPPANNESGNQENVAAEIVLNLAPRGIITPNPQIQVARLIQAVVNSAPIHADVHVQINAPNLIQYGMPAQTSQTPSQTSQANGTPASNGSSEPNTTENQQPRVTTATHPTTSTQTRSTARPQVHISNLPPSQMWNARVIPANMVSSFDRFLPCSSHHIRETEQNENHPHMPTTIYTRNRMGQMRQPRRQPGGENPTVATSRNATAANAPSATSNNAGNEFLNLSNEETNFPFHLFGINSPLRDLFNVPNPVILNRIRNELRAFILNTLFVGSPMTSENMDEAINRVIRMLNSVLVFLPQFDLPDYDARASVENFLRNTLPFIFSLIQEDDSDEFGTRFLRELLSFMRRIFVILVTCIGRANAELYLNQVAQMTINSNSPAEQETSRALHRTIIQQLDLTTQNTSDVQEFLVIRRPPPESNRNNTVTPMETDEVPTVQSEAPQAQRIDPLQQTASIATGTTTLPIPAPIPESNDPLPTVVPGSEPWHNNFPAHWLPIITRDIERQRKQGSQPPFSDAYISGMSAKRRKLVTNSKPPADVNALLSDGVRRALQNVGASSSNPSSVDEMTAAISSDPSAQLSYREALRSNIQERLKTDPDFTPDKFPNSSKYFNK
- the LOC119647931 gene encoding large proline-rich protein BAG6 isoform X3: MVISLKVKTLDSQTYDFTVDDEISVRQFKDTIAEKTNISADLQRIIYCGRVLADEKQLKEYDVNGKVVHVVERAPPNLRSGNSSGTNRIRIRENDGPDPNVRASPLFRALDGMVIGAMTVPVNANGGIPQPIVNPSSSFCMNRITVARHMLDCANNIALFLENPERGLNNPPLDILTRGRFTMESTVVEVGISADARVDIPQNQTQNFVEALNSAFSAALRQNGHPNFTVVQLPALLRVNGQNQAGGASGQSESRPSSGEEASATASNANSNATSSNNTAASSTDTSENESNAQQGQQQNSSPGGSNGQTTCTRVLAEVIHQMRTVQTRLEPFFQQYYDILLNDPQFEENDTTGRENAQRIYDRVSEALHYMSHAQHAISDLMLDLTQSTPRHLCCRPILVEQSGYVSSNNYLASFFEPNGNNNETTMTNNNTANTGNLPSQFPMPTVQSHTAPLVTATTTASTAEANTAPSQPTATTQSQTTPASGQGQSQTQEQQQQPQLINTRDLRRILAQILQPMRASAIPTAASPGATATVPPANNESGNQANPQIQVARLIQAVVNSAPIHADVHVQINAPNLIQYGMPAQTSQTPSQTSQANGTPASNGSSEPNTTENQQPRVTTATHPTTSTQTRSTARPQVHISNLPPSQMWNARVIPANMVSSFDRFLPCSSHHIRETEQNENHPHMPTTIYTRNRMGQMRQPRRQPGGENPTVATSRNATAANAPSATSNNAGNEFLNLSNEETNFPFHLFGINSPLRDLFNVPNPVILNRIRNELRAFILNTLFVGSPMTSENMDEAINRVIRMLNSVLVFLPQFDLPDYDARASVENFLRNTLPFIFSLIQEDDSDEFGTRFLRELLSFMRRIFVILVTCIGRANAELYLNQVAQMTINSNSPAEQETSRALHRTIIQQLDLTTQNTSDVQEFLVIRRPPPESNRNNTVTPMETDEVPTVQSEAPQAQRIDPLQQTASIATGTTTLPIPAPIPESNDPLPTVVPGSEPWHNNFPAHWLPIITRDIERQRKQGSQPPFSDAYISGMSAKRRKLVTNSKPPADVNALLSDGVRRALQNVGASSSNPSSVDEMTAAISSDPSAQLSYREALRSNIQERLKTDPDFTPDKFPNSSKYFNK